A genomic segment from Chanos chanos chromosome 2, fChaCha1.1, whole genome shotgun sequence encodes:
- the mars2 gene encoding methionine--tRNA ligase, mitochondrial → MCTDSSGTSSPFYITTPIFYVNASPHIGHMYSAVTADYLHRYKILRGCHSMFSTGTDEHGLKIQQAAEIAGKDPLSFCTGISEKFRHTFDSFDISYTDYIRTTEKRHRDAVEHFWTDLCSKGYIYKGRYEGWYSTPDESFLTPTQVIDSTDSLGRNIKISAESGHEVEWMKEDNYMFRLSEFRSDLKQWLRENPRAVQPEKFYHIVVQWLEEDMPDLSVSRQSNRLQWGIPVPGDPEQTIYVWLDALVNYLTVAGYPEYSSQWWNSAHHVVGKDILKFHAIYWPAFLLAAGLPLPQVIYVHSHWTVNGKKMSKSLGNVVDPLEKSQTFTVDGMRYFLLRQGVPDVDCDYYDDKVVKLLNSELADSLGGLLNRCVAPSLNPAQVYPQFCNMSFPKEPKEGSRAVLEDYQMLDCVARLPAVVEEHYENLHAYKALEAIRGCVRQTNGFIQRHTPWKLDCSNSRNKSWYDTILHVSMECLRIYGILLQPVVPRLSDKLLSRLGVRPEERKWDNLDFLPKYEGRECSLEGRKLGPDTGLLFSRLERKKVEIQRPMKATRVKKKF, encoded by the exons ATGTGCACGGACAGTTCAGGGACATCGTCGCCTTTCTACATCACAACACCTATATTTTATGTCAATGCGTCGCCGCACATTGGGCATATGTACTCGGCTGTAACGGCTGACTATTTACATAGATATAAGATTCTACGAGGGTGTCATTCGATGTTCTCAACAG GCACAGACGAACACGGTCTGAAGATTCAGCAAGCTGCTGAAATCGCCGGTAAAGATCCCCTAAGTTTCTGCACGGGTATATCAGAGAAATTTAGACACACATTCGATAGTTTCGACATTTCATATACGGACTACATTCGGACCACTGAGAAGAGGCATCGCGATGCTGTAGAGCACTTCTGGACTGACTTATGCAGTAAAGGCTACATCTACAAAGGGAGATATGAGGGATGGTATTCCACACCCGACGAAAGTTTTCTGACCCCTACACAAGTTATCGACAGCACAGATTCTTTAGGaagaaatatcaaaatatcTGCCGAGAGTGGACACGAG GTAGAGTGGATGAAGGAGGACAATTACATGTTCCGTCTGTCTGAATTCCGCTCAGACTTGAAgcaatggttaagggaaaatccAAGGGCTGTTCAACCAGAGAAGTTTTACCATATTGTTGTCCAGTGGCTTGAGGAAGATATGCCTGATCTGTCCGTATCACGGCAGAGTAATCGCCTTCAATGGGGTATTCCAGTGCCAGGGGACCCTGAACAGACCATTTATGTGTGGTTGGATGCTTTGGTGAACTACTTAACTGTTGCTGGTTACCCAGAGTATAGTAGCCAGTGGTGGAATTCTGCCCACCATGTTGTGGGTAAGGACATTCTCAAGTTCCATGCAATTTACTGGCCTGCATTTCTGTTGGCTGCTGGGCTGCCTCTTCCTCAAGTGATATATGTACATTCTCACTGGACAGTCAATGGAAAGAAAATGTCCAAGAGTCTTGGAAATGTGGTTGACCCACTTGAGAAGTCCCAAACCTTTACTGTGGACGGTATGAGGTACTTTCTCCTGAGACAAGGGGTTCCAGACGTGGACTGTGATTATTATGATGATAAAGTTGTGAAACTTCTTAATAGTGAACTAGCTGACTCACTTGGAGGTCTCCTGAATCGCTGTGTTGCTCCCTCCCTCAACCCGGCACAAGTTTACCCCCAGTTCTGCAACATGTCCTTCCCCAAGGAACCAAAGGAAGGATCCAGGGCTGTTTTGGAGGACTATCAAATGCTTGACTGTGTTGCTAGACTTCCTGCCGTAGTGGAGGAGCACTATGAGAATTTACATGCATATAAAGCATTAGAGGCTATCCGTGGGTGCGTGAGGCAGACCAATGGATTCATCCAAAGACATACTCCATGGAAGCTTGACTGTAGCAACAGCAGGAACAAATCCTGGTATGACACCATCCTCCATGTTTCAATGGAGTGCCTAAGGATCTATGGAATTCTTCTGCAACCTGTAGTTCCAAGACTATCAGATAAGCTCTTATCAAGGCTGGGAGTTAGACCAGAGGAGAGGAAGTGGGATAATCTTGACTTC